The Malus domestica chromosome 06, GDT2T_hap1 genome has a segment encoding these proteins:
- the LOC103437211 gene encoding oxysterol-binding protein-related protein 2A-like isoform X3, whose product MRVKEMHPLCCITLESAGLGDQSPDMPLSRTRSLPASLAAAQVGSDANAAIGASGSEATVAGVLHKWTNYSKGWRSRWFLLRNGVLSYAKIRRPETLSLLTPNDDVRLIGEISTHRLSQMDSGTGRRSNKPPKNVGIVHLKVNISSFRESKSDDRKFYIFTATKTLHLRTNSKSERAAWLQALVSTRSLFPHRSLNDNLSLVPTDLSVSTEGLKKRLLEEGTGEGVVQDCERIMLSEFSQLHGQLKVLCEERSNLLDTLRQFEAANYEAEASGIHDGEYQLTKHEFSSLGQGKYSECSTTESSDDIEKQEHEEVSDEDEMPFHDTQEYFTEPIISCGSMKGVVTNSNKQSDTQSQSNKGEETQTEKEVQDYKYPHVERRKELPTPVEKEKGVSLWSMIKDNVGKDLTRVCLPVYFNEPISSLQKCCEDLEYSYLLDRAYEYGKMGNSLQRVLNVAAFAVSGYASSVGRHCKPFNPLLGETYEADYPDKGIRFFSEKVSHHPTLIACHCEGRGWKFWADSNIRTKFWGRSIQLDPVGVLSLQFDDGEIFQWSKVTTSIYNLILGKVYCDHHGTMHIRGNCQHSCKLKFKEQSILDRNPHQVHGFVEDVMGQKVATLFGKWDESMHYVNGDGSGKLNPSDASLLWKSSKPPDVTRYNLTSFAMTLNELTPGLQEKLPPTDSRLRPDQRHLENGEYEKANAEKQRLEKRQRMSRKLQETGWKPRWFEREGEGGPFRYVGGYWETRKQGKWDECPDIFGEFNEGLDDQTEGS is encoded by the exons ATGCGGGTCAAAGAGATGCACCCGCTCTGCTGCATCACGCTCGAGAGCGCGGGTCTCGGCGACCAGTCGCCGGACATGCCTCTCTCGCGGACCCGGAGCCTTCCAGCGAGTCTGGCCGCGGCGCAGGTCGGATCTGACGCAAATGCCGCCATCGGGGCATCGGGATCTGAGGCCACCGTCGCCGGAGTCCTCCACAAGTGGACGAATTACAGCAAGGGGTGGAGATCCAGGTGGTTCCTCCTCCGCAACGGCGTCCTCTCCTACGCCAAGATACGACGACCCGAAACGCTGAGCCTGTTGACCCCAAACGACGACGTTCGACTCATTGGCGAGATCTCCACTCACCGACTTTCCCAGATGGACAGCGGGACCGGAAGGCGGAGCAACAAGCCCCCGAAAAACGTTGGAATCGTCCACCTCAAggtaaat ATCTCATCCTTCAGAGAAAGCAAGTCTGACGATCGGAAGTTTTACATATTTACTGCTACGAAGACCCTTCATTTAAGGACTAATTCAAAGAGCGAGCGGGCGGCTTGGCTACAAGCTTTGGTCTCAACTCGGAGTCTTTTTCCTCATAGATCCTTGAATGATAACCTCTCTCTTGTACCAACTGATTTATCTGTATCAACCGAAGGACTGAAAAAGCGCCTGCTTGAAGAAGGAACCGGTGAGGGTGTTGTACAGGATTGCGAGCGGATAATGCTCTCGGAATTCTCTCAATTACATGGACAGCTGAAGGTTCTATGTGAAGAACGATCAAATTTACTGGACACATTAAGGCAATTCGAG GCAGCCAATTATGAAGCTGAAGCCTCTGGAATTCATGATGGGGAATACCAATTGACGAAGCATGAGTTTTCTAGTTTGGGACAGGGAAAATATAGTG AGTGCAGCACAACTGAGTCATCTGACGATATTGAGAAACAAGAGCATGAGGAAGTGTCAGATGAAGACGAAATGCCATTTCATGACACACAAGAGTATTTCACTGAACCCATCATAAGTTGTGGGTCTATGAAAGGAGTGGTAACTAACAGTAATAAGCAAAGTGACACTCAAAGTCAATCTAATAAAGGTGAGGAGACACAAACTGAGAAGGAAGTTCAGGATTATAAATACCCACAcgttgaaagaagaaaagagctTCCCACTCCAGTTGAGAAGGAGAAAGGGGTCAGCCTTTGGTCTATGATTAAAGACAATGTGGGAAAGGATCTCACTCGAGTATGCCTTCCTGTGTACTTTAATGAGCCAATATCATCTCTTCAGAAGTGTTGTGAGGATTTGGAGTACTCGTATCTTTTGGACCGTGCATATGAGTATGGGAAAATG GGAAACAGTCTCCAAAGGGTTCTAAATGTTGCTGCATTTGCGGTTTCTGGATATGCATCATCTGTAGGGCGGCACTGCAAGCCATTCAATCCCTTGTTAGGGGAAACTTATGAAGCTGACTATCCTGATAAAGGAATTCGCTTCTTCTCCGAAAAG GTTAGTCACCATCCAACACTCATTGCCTGCCATTGTGAAGGTAGAGGGTGGAAGTTCTGGGCTGACAGCAATATCCGCACTAAATTTTGGGGGCGATCAATTCAGCTTGACCCTGTTGGAGTTCTGAGCTTGCAGTTTGATGATGGTGAAATTTTCCAGTGGAGCAAG GTCACAACAAGCATATATAATCTAATTCTTGGTAAAGTGTATTGTGATCACCATGGTACAATGCATATACGTGGTAATTGTCAGCATTCATGCAAACTGAAGTTCAAAGAGCAATCGATTCTTGACCGAAATCCTCACCAG GTCCATGGATTTGTGGAAGATGTCATGGGGCAAAAGGTTGCTACGTTATTTGGGAAGTGGGATGAAAGCATGCATTATGTTAATGGTGATGGGAGTGGCAAGTTAAATCCTTCAGATGCTTCGTTGTTGTGGAAAAGTAGTAAACCTCCTGATGTCACACGATACAACTTAACGTCATTCGCAATGACACTGAATGAACTAACACCTGGACTGCAG GAGAAGCTCCCACCCACTGATTCCAGGCTCAGGCCAGACCAACGGCATCTGGAGAATGGAGAGTACGAAAAGGCAAATGCAGAGAAACAGCGGCTGGAAAAAAGGCAAAGAATG TCGAGGAAACTACAAGAAACCGGGTGGAAACCCAGGTGGTTCGAGAgagaaggtgaaggtggacctTTCCGCTATGTTGGTGGCTATTGGGAAACACGGAAGCAGGGAAAATGGGATGAATGCCCAGACATTTTTGGTGAATTTAACGAAGGCCTTGATGATCAAACAGAAGGGTCCTGA
- the LOC103437211 gene encoding oxysterol-binding protein-related protein 2A-like isoform X1, with translation MRVKEMHPLCCITLESAGLGDQSPDMPLSRTRSLPASLAAAQVGSDANAAIGASGSEATVAGVLHKWTNYSKGWRSRWFLLRNGVLSYAKIRRPETLSLLTPNDDVRLIGEISTHRLSQMDSGTGRRSNKPPKNVGIVHLKVNETAWKEGSDRTVGTVFDLKNGSGKDSISSFRESKSDDRKFYIFTATKTLHLRTNSKSERAAWLQALVSTRSLFPHRSLNDNLSLVPTDLSVSTEGLKKRLLEEGTGEGVVQDCERIMLSEFSQLHGQLKVLCEERSNLLDTLRQFEAANYEAEASGIHDGEYQLTKHEFSSLGQGKYSECSTTESSDDIEKQEHEEVSDEDEMPFHDTQEYFTEPIISCGSMKGVVTNSNKQSDTQSQSNKGEETQTEKEVQDYKYPHVERRKELPTPVEKEKGVSLWSMIKDNVGKDLTRVCLPVYFNEPISSLQKCCEDLEYSYLLDRAYEYGKMGNSLQRVLNVAAFAVSGYASSVGRHCKPFNPLLGETYEADYPDKGIRFFSEKVSHHPTLIACHCEGRGWKFWADSNIRTKFWGRSIQLDPVGVLSLQFDDGEIFQWSKVTTSIYNLILGKVYCDHHGTMHIRGNCQHSCKLKFKEQSILDRNPHQVHGFVEDVMGQKVATLFGKWDESMHYVNGDGSGKLNPSDASLLWKSSKPPDVTRYNLTSFAMTLNELTPGLQEKLPPTDSRLRPDQRHLENGEYEKANAEKQRLEKRQRMSRKLQETGWKPRWFEREGEGGPFRYVGGYWETRKQGKWDECPDIFGEFNEGLDDQTEGS, from the exons ATGCGGGTCAAAGAGATGCACCCGCTCTGCTGCATCACGCTCGAGAGCGCGGGTCTCGGCGACCAGTCGCCGGACATGCCTCTCTCGCGGACCCGGAGCCTTCCAGCGAGTCTGGCCGCGGCGCAGGTCGGATCTGACGCAAATGCCGCCATCGGGGCATCGGGATCTGAGGCCACCGTCGCCGGAGTCCTCCACAAGTGGACGAATTACAGCAAGGGGTGGAGATCCAGGTGGTTCCTCCTCCGCAACGGCGTCCTCTCCTACGCCAAGATACGACGACCCGAAACGCTGAGCCTGTTGACCCCAAACGACGACGTTCGACTCATTGGCGAGATCTCCACTCACCGACTTTCCCAGATGGACAGCGGGACCGGAAGGCGGAGCAACAAGCCCCCGAAAAACGTTGGAATCGTCCACCTCAAggtaaat gaaacgGCATGGAAAGAAGGCAGTGATCGGACGGTGGGGACGGTGTTTGATCTGAAAAATGGAAGTGGGAAGGATTCT ATCTCATCCTTCAGAGAAAGCAAGTCTGACGATCGGAAGTTTTACATATTTACTGCTACGAAGACCCTTCATTTAAGGACTAATTCAAAGAGCGAGCGGGCGGCTTGGCTACAAGCTTTGGTCTCAACTCGGAGTCTTTTTCCTCATAGATCCTTGAATGATAACCTCTCTCTTGTACCAACTGATTTATCTGTATCAACCGAAGGACTGAAAAAGCGCCTGCTTGAAGAAGGAACCGGTGAGGGTGTTGTACAGGATTGCGAGCGGATAATGCTCTCGGAATTCTCTCAATTACATGGACAGCTGAAGGTTCTATGTGAAGAACGATCAAATTTACTGGACACATTAAGGCAATTCGAG GCAGCCAATTATGAAGCTGAAGCCTCTGGAATTCATGATGGGGAATACCAATTGACGAAGCATGAGTTTTCTAGTTTGGGACAGGGAAAATATAGTG AGTGCAGCACAACTGAGTCATCTGACGATATTGAGAAACAAGAGCATGAGGAAGTGTCAGATGAAGACGAAATGCCATTTCATGACACACAAGAGTATTTCACTGAACCCATCATAAGTTGTGGGTCTATGAAAGGAGTGGTAACTAACAGTAATAAGCAAAGTGACACTCAAAGTCAATCTAATAAAGGTGAGGAGACACAAACTGAGAAGGAAGTTCAGGATTATAAATACCCACAcgttgaaagaagaaaagagctTCCCACTCCAGTTGAGAAGGAGAAAGGGGTCAGCCTTTGGTCTATGATTAAAGACAATGTGGGAAAGGATCTCACTCGAGTATGCCTTCCTGTGTACTTTAATGAGCCAATATCATCTCTTCAGAAGTGTTGTGAGGATTTGGAGTACTCGTATCTTTTGGACCGTGCATATGAGTATGGGAAAATG GGAAACAGTCTCCAAAGGGTTCTAAATGTTGCTGCATTTGCGGTTTCTGGATATGCATCATCTGTAGGGCGGCACTGCAAGCCATTCAATCCCTTGTTAGGGGAAACTTATGAAGCTGACTATCCTGATAAAGGAATTCGCTTCTTCTCCGAAAAG GTTAGTCACCATCCAACACTCATTGCCTGCCATTGTGAAGGTAGAGGGTGGAAGTTCTGGGCTGACAGCAATATCCGCACTAAATTTTGGGGGCGATCAATTCAGCTTGACCCTGTTGGAGTTCTGAGCTTGCAGTTTGATGATGGTGAAATTTTCCAGTGGAGCAAG GTCACAACAAGCATATATAATCTAATTCTTGGTAAAGTGTATTGTGATCACCATGGTACAATGCATATACGTGGTAATTGTCAGCATTCATGCAAACTGAAGTTCAAAGAGCAATCGATTCTTGACCGAAATCCTCACCAG GTCCATGGATTTGTGGAAGATGTCATGGGGCAAAAGGTTGCTACGTTATTTGGGAAGTGGGATGAAAGCATGCATTATGTTAATGGTGATGGGAGTGGCAAGTTAAATCCTTCAGATGCTTCGTTGTTGTGGAAAAGTAGTAAACCTCCTGATGTCACACGATACAACTTAACGTCATTCGCAATGACACTGAATGAACTAACACCTGGACTGCAG GAGAAGCTCCCACCCACTGATTCCAGGCTCAGGCCAGACCAACGGCATCTGGAGAATGGAGAGTACGAAAAGGCAAATGCAGAGAAACAGCGGCTGGAAAAAAGGCAAAGAATG TCGAGGAAACTACAAGAAACCGGGTGGAAACCCAGGTGGTTCGAGAgagaaggtgaaggtggacctTTCCGCTATGTTGGTGGCTATTGGGAAACACGGAAGCAGGGAAAATGGGATGAATGCCCAGACATTTTTGGTGAATTTAACGAAGGCCTTGATGATCAAACAGAAGGGTCCTGA
- the LOC103437211 gene encoding oxysterol-binding protein-related protein 2A-like isoform X5: MPFHDTQEYFTEPIISCGSMKGVVTNSNKQSDTQSQSNKGEETQTEKEVQDYKYPHVERRKELPTPVEKEKGVSLWSMIKDNVGKDLTRVCLPVYFNEPISSLQKCCEDLEYSYLLDRAYEYGKMGNSLQRVLNVAAFAVSGYASSVGRHCKPFNPLLGETYEADYPDKGIRFFSEKVSHHPTLIACHCEGRGWKFWADSNIRTKFWGRSIQLDPVGVLSLQFDDGEIFQWSKVTTSIYNLILGKVYCDHHGTMHIRGNCQHSCKLKFKEQSILDRNPHQVHGFVEDVMGQKVATLFGKWDESMHYVNGDGSGKLNPSDASLLWKSSKPPDVTRYNLTSFAMTLNELTPGLQEKLPPTDSRLRPDQRHLENGEYEKANAEKQRLEKRQRMSRKLQETGWKPRWFEREGEGGPFRYVGGYWETRKQGKWDECPDIFGEFNEGLDDQTEGS, from the exons ATGCCATTTCATGACACACAAGAGTATTTCACTGAACCCATCATAAGTTGTGGGTCTATGAAAGGAGTGGTAACTAACAGTAATAAGCAAAGTGACACTCAAAGTCAATCTAATAAAGGTGAGGAGACACAAACTGAGAAGGAAGTTCAGGATTATAAATACCCACAcgttgaaagaagaaaagagctTCCCACTCCAGTTGAGAAGGAGAAAGGGGTCAGCCTTTGGTCTATGATTAAAGACAATGTGGGAAAGGATCTCACTCGAGTATGCCTTCCTGTGTACTTTAATGAGCCAATATCATCTCTTCAGAAGTGTTGTGAGGATTTGGAGTACTCGTATCTTTTGGACCGTGCATATGAGTATGGGAAAATG GGAAACAGTCTCCAAAGGGTTCTAAATGTTGCTGCATTTGCGGTTTCTGGATATGCATCATCTGTAGGGCGGCACTGCAAGCCATTCAATCCCTTGTTAGGGGAAACTTATGAAGCTGACTATCCTGATAAAGGAATTCGCTTCTTCTCCGAAAAG GTTAGTCACCATCCAACACTCATTGCCTGCCATTGTGAAGGTAGAGGGTGGAAGTTCTGGGCTGACAGCAATATCCGCACTAAATTTTGGGGGCGATCAATTCAGCTTGACCCTGTTGGAGTTCTGAGCTTGCAGTTTGATGATGGTGAAATTTTCCAGTGGAGCAAG GTCACAACAAGCATATATAATCTAATTCTTGGTAAAGTGTATTGTGATCACCATGGTACAATGCATATACGTGGTAATTGTCAGCATTCATGCAAACTGAAGTTCAAAGAGCAATCGATTCTTGACCGAAATCCTCACCAG GTCCATGGATTTGTGGAAGATGTCATGGGGCAAAAGGTTGCTACGTTATTTGGGAAGTGGGATGAAAGCATGCATTATGTTAATGGTGATGGGAGTGGCAAGTTAAATCCTTCAGATGCTTCGTTGTTGTGGAAAAGTAGTAAACCTCCTGATGTCACACGATACAACTTAACGTCATTCGCAATGACACTGAATGAACTAACACCTGGACTGCAG GAGAAGCTCCCACCCACTGATTCCAGGCTCAGGCCAGACCAACGGCATCTGGAGAATGGAGAGTACGAAAAGGCAAATGCAGAGAAACAGCGGCTGGAAAAAAGGCAAAGAATG TCGAGGAAACTACAAGAAACCGGGTGGAAACCCAGGTGGTTCGAGAgagaaggtgaaggtggacctTTCCGCTATGTTGGTGGCTATTGGGAAACACGGAAGCAGGGAAAATGGGATGAATGCCCAGACATTTTTGGTGAATTTAACGAAGGCCTTGATGATCAAACAGAAGGGTCCTGA
- the LOC103437211 gene encoding oxysterol-binding protein-related protein 2A-like isoform X4 encodes MRVKEMHPLCCITLESAGLGDQSPDMPLSRTRSLPASLAAAQVGSDANAAIGASGSEATVAGVLHKWTNYSKGWRSRWFLLRNGVLSYAKIRRPETLSLLTPNDDVRLIGEISTHRLSQMDSGTGRRSNKPPKNVGIVHLKISSFRESKSDDRKFYIFTATKTLHLRTNSKSERAAWLQALVSTRSLFPHRSLNDNLSLVPTDLSVSTEGLKKRLLEEGTGEGVVQDCERIMLSEFSQLHGQLKVLCEERSNLLDTLRQFEAANYEAEASGIHDGEYQLTKHEFSSLGQGKYSECSTTESSDDIEKQEHEEVSDEDEMPFHDTQEYFTEPIISCGSMKGVVTNSNKQSDTQSQSNKGEETQTEKEVQDYKYPHVERRKELPTPVEKEKGVSLWSMIKDNVGKDLTRVCLPVYFNEPISSLQKCCEDLEYSYLLDRAYEYGKMGNSLQRVLNVAAFAVSGYASSVGRHCKPFNPLLGETYEADYPDKGIRFFSEKVSHHPTLIACHCEGRGWKFWADSNIRTKFWGRSIQLDPVGVLSLQFDDGEIFQWSKVTTSIYNLILGKVYCDHHGTMHIRGNCQHSCKLKFKEQSILDRNPHQVHGFVEDVMGQKVATLFGKWDESMHYVNGDGSGKLNPSDASLLWKSSKPPDVTRYNLTSFAMTLNELTPGLQEKLPPTDSRLRPDQRHLENGEYEKANAEKQRLEKRQRMSRKLQETGWKPRWFEREGEGGPFRYVGGYWETRKQGKWDECPDIFGEFNEGLDDQTEGS; translated from the exons ATGCGGGTCAAAGAGATGCACCCGCTCTGCTGCATCACGCTCGAGAGCGCGGGTCTCGGCGACCAGTCGCCGGACATGCCTCTCTCGCGGACCCGGAGCCTTCCAGCGAGTCTGGCCGCGGCGCAGGTCGGATCTGACGCAAATGCCGCCATCGGGGCATCGGGATCTGAGGCCACCGTCGCCGGAGTCCTCCACAAGTGGACGAATTACAGCAAGGGGTGGAGATCCAGGTGGTTCCTCCTCCGCAACGGCGTCCTCTCCTACGCCAAGATACGACGACCCGAAACGCTGAGCCTGTTGACCCCAAACGACGACGTTCGACTCATTGGCGAGATCTCCACTCACCGACTTTCCCAGATGGACAGCGGGACCGGAAGGCGGAGCAACAAGCCCCCGAAAAACGTTGGAATCGTCCACCTCAAg ATCTCATCCTTCAGAGAAAGCAAGTCTGACGATCGGAAGTTTTACATATTTACTGCTACGAAGACCCTTCATTTAAGGACTAATTCAAAGAGCGAGCGGGCGGCTTGGCTACAAGCTTTGGTCTCAACTCGGAGTCTTTTTCCTCATAGATCCTTGAATGATAACCTCTCTCTTGTACCAACTGATTTATCTGTATCAACCGAAGGACTGAAAAAGCGCCTGCTTGAAGAAGGAACCGGTGAGGGTGTTGTACAGGATTGCGAGCGGATAATGCTCTCGGAATTCTCTCAATTACATGGACAGCTGAAGGTTCTATGTGAAGAACGATCAAATTTACTGGACACATTAAGGCAATTCGAG GCAGCCAATTATGAAGCTGAAGCCTCTGGAATTCATGATGGGGAATACCAATTGACGAAGCATGAGTTTTCTAGTTTGGGACAGGGAAAATATAGTG AGTGCAGCACAACTGAGTCATCTGACGATATTGAGAAACAAGAGCATGAGGAAGTGTCAGATGAAGACGAAATGCCATTTCATGACACACAAGAGTATTTCACTGAACCCATCATAAGTTGTGGGTCTATGAAAGGAGTGGTAACTAACAGTAATAAGCAAAGTGACACTCAAAGTCAATCTAATAAAGGTGAGGAGACACAAACTGAGAAGGAAGTTCAGGATTATAAATACCCACAcgttgaaagaagaaaagagctTCCCACTCCAGTTGAGAAGGAGAAAGGGGTCAGCCTTTGGTCTATGATTAAAGACAATGTGGGAAAGGATCTCACTCGAGTATGCCTTCCTGTGTACTTTAATGAGCCAATATCATCTCTTCAGAAGTGTTGTGAGGATTTGGAGTACTCGTATCTTTTGGACCGTGCATATGAGTATGGGAAAATG GGAAACAGTCTCCAAAGGGTTCTAAATGTTGCTGCATTTGCGGTTTCTGGATATGCATCATCTGTAGGGCGGCACTGCAAGCCATTCAATCCCTTGTTAGGGGAAACTTATGAAGCTGACTATCCTGATAAAGGAATTCGCTTCTTCTCCGAAAAG GTTAGTCACCATCCAACACTCATTGCCTGCCATTGTGAAGGTAGAGGGTGGAAGTTCTGGGCTGACAGCAATATCCGCACTAAATTTTGGGGGCGATCAATTCAGCTTGACCCTGTTGGAGTTCTGAGCTTGCAGTTTGATGATGGTGAAATTTTCCAGTGGAGCAAG GTCACAACAAGCATATATAATCTAATTCTTGGTAAAGTGTATTGTGATCACCATGGTACAATGCATATACGTGGTAATTGTCAGCATTCATGCAAACTGAAGTTCAAAGAGCAATCGATTCTTGACCGAAATCCTCACCAG GTCCATGGATTTGTGGAAGATGTCATGGGGCAAAAGGTTGCTACGTTATTTGGGAAGTGGGATGAAAGCATGCATTATGTTAATGGTGATGGGAGTGGCAAGTTAAATCCTTCAGATGCTTCGTTGTTGTGGAAAAGTAGTAAACCTCCTGATGTCACACGATACAACTTAACGTCATTCGCAATGACACTGAATGAACTAACACCTGGACTGCAG GAGAAGCTCCCACCCACTGATTCCAGGCTCAGGCCAGACCAACGGCATCTGGAGAATGGAGAGTACGAAAAGGCAAATGCAGAGAAACAGCGGCTGGAAAAAAGGCAAAGAATG TCGAGGAAACTACAAGAAACCGGGTGGAAACCCAGGTGGTTCGAGAgagaaggtgaaggtggacctTTCCGCTATGTTGGTGGCTATTGGGAAACACGGAAGCAGGGAAAATGGGATGAATGCCCAGACATTTTTGGTGAATTTAACGAAGGCCTTGATGATCAAACAGAAGGGTCCTGA
- the LOC103437211 gene encoding oxysterol-binding protein-related protein 2A-like isoform X2 has protein sequence MRVKEMHPLCCITLESAGLGDQSPDMPLSRTRSLPASLAAAQVGSDANAAIGASGSEATVAGVLHKWTNYSKGWRSRWFLLRNGVLSYAKIRRPETLSLLTPNDDVRLIGEISTHRLSQMDSGTGRRSNKPPKNVGIVHLKETAWKEGSDRTVGTVFDLKNGSGKDSISSFRESKSDDRKFYIFTATKTLHLRTNSKSERAAWLQALVSTRSLFPHRSLNDNLSLVPTDLSVSTEGLKKRLLEEGTGEGVVQDCERIMLSEFSQLHGQLKVLCEERSNLLDTLRQFEAANYEAEASGIHDGEYQLTKHEFSSLGQGKYSECSTTESSDDIEKQEHEEVSDEDEMPFHDTQEYFTEPIISCGSMKGVVTNSNKQSDTQSQSNKGEETQTEKEVQDYKYPHVERRKELPTPVEKEKGVSLWSMIKDNVGKDLTRVCLPVYFNEPISSLQKCCEDLEYSYLLDRAYEYGKMGNSLQRVLNVAAFAVSGYASSVGRHCKPFNPLLGETYEADYPDKGIRFFSEKVSHHPTLIACHCEGRGWKFWADSNIRTKFWGRSIQLDPVGVLSLQFDDGEIFQWSKVTTSIYNLILGKVYCDHHGTMHIRGNCQHSCKLKFKEQSILDRNPHQVHGFVEDVMGQKVATLFGKWDESMHYVNGDGSGKLNPSDASLLWKSSKPPDVTRYNLTSFAMTLNELTPGLQEKLPPTDSRLRPDQRHLENGEYEKANAEKQRLEKRQRMSRKLQETGWKPRWFEREGEGGPFRYVGGYWETRKQGKWDECPDIFGEFNEGLDDQTEGS, from the exons ATGCGGGTCAAAGAGATGCACCCGCTCTGCTGCATCACGCTCGAGAGCGCGGGTCTCGGCGACCAGTCGCCGGACATGCCTCTCTCGCGGACCCGGAGCCTTCCAGCGAGTCTGGCCGCGGCGCAGGTCGGATCTGACGCAAATGCCGCCATCGGGGCATCGGGATCTGAGGCCACCGTCGCCGGAGTCCTCCACAAGTGGACGAATTACAGCAAGGGGTGGAGATCCAGGTGGTTCCTCCTCCGCAACGGCGTCCTCTCCTACGCCAAGATACGACGACCCGAAACGCTGAGCCTGTTGACCCCAAACGACGACGTTCGACTCATTGGCGAGATCTCCACTCACCGACTTTCCCAGATGGACAGCGGGACCGGAAGGCGGAGCAACAAGCCCCCGAAAAACGTTGGAATCGTCCACCTCAAg gaaacgGCATGGAAAGAAGGCAGTGATCGGACGGTGGGGACGGTGTTTGATCTGAAAAATGGAAGTGGGAAGGATTCT ATCTCATCCTTCAGAGAAAGCAAGTCTGACGATCGGAAGTTTTACATATTTACTGCTACGAAGACCCTTCATTTAAGGACTAATTCAAAGAGCGAGCGGGCGGCTTGGCTACAAGCTTTGGTCTCAACTCGGAGTCTTTTTCCTCATAGATCCTTGAATGATAACCTCTCTCTTGTACCAACTGATTTATCTGTATCAACCGAAGGACTGAAAAAGCGCCTGCTTGAAGAAGGAACCGGTGAGGGTGTTGTACAGGATTGCGAGCGGATAATGCTCTCGGAATTCTCTCAATTACATGGACAGCTGAAGGTTCTATGTGAAGAACGATCAAATTTACTGGACACATTAAGGCAATTCGAG GCAGCCAATTATGAAGCTGAAGCCTCTGGAATTCATGATGGGGAATACCAATTGACGAAGCATGAGTTTTCTAGTTTGGGACAGGGAAAATATAGTG AGTGCAGCACAACTGAGTCATCTGACGATATTGAGAAACAAGAGCATGAGGAAGTGTCAGATGAAGACGAAATGCCATTTCATGACACACAAGAGTATTTCACTGAACCCATCATAAGTTGTGGGTCTATGAAAGGAGTGGTAACTAACAGTAATAAGCAAAGTGACACTCAAAGTCAATCTAATAAAGGTGAGGAGACACAAACTGAGAAGGAAGTTCAGGATTATAAATACCCACAcgttgaaagaagaaaagagctTCCCACTCCAGTTGAGAAGGAGAAAGGGGTCAGCCTTTGGTCTATGATTAAAGACAATGTGGGAAAGGATCTCACTCGAGTATGCCTTCCTGTGTACTTTAATGAGCCAATATCATCTCTTCAGAAGTGTTGTGAGGATTTGGAGTACTCGTATCTTTTGGACCGTGCATATGAGTATGGGAAAATG GGAAACAGTCTCCAAAGGGTTCTAAATGTTGCTGCATTTGCGGTTTCTGGATATGCATCATCTGTAGGGCGGCACTGCAAGCCATTCAATCCCTTGTTAGGGGAAACTTATGAAGCTGACTATCCTGATAAAGGAATTCGCTTCTTCTCCGAAAAG GTTAGTCACCATCCAACACTCATTGCCTGCCATTGTGAAGGTAGAGGGTGGAAGTTCTGGGCTGACAGCAATATCCGCACTAAATTTTGGGGGCGATCAATTCAGCTTGACCCTGTTGGAGTTCTGAGCTTGCAGTTTGATGATGGTGAAATTTTCCAGTGGAGCAAG GTCACAACAAGCATATATAATCTAATTCTTGGTAAAGTGTATTGTGATCACCATGGTACAATGCATATACGTGGTAATTGTCAGCATTCATGCAAACTGAAGTTCAAAGAGCAATCGATTCTTGACCGAAATCCTCACCAG GTCCATGGATTTGTGGAAGATGTCATGGGGCAAAAGGTTGCTACGTTATTTGGGAAGTGGGATGAAAGCATGCATTATGTTAATGGTGATGGGAGTGGCAAGTTAAATCCTTCAGATGCTTCGTTGTTGTGGAAAAGTAGTAAACCTCCTGATGTCACACGATACAACTTAACGTCATTCGCAATGACACTGAATGAACTAACACCTGGACTGCAG GAGAAGCTCCCACCCACTGATTCCAGGCTCAGGCCAGACCAACGGCATCTGGAGAATGGAGAGTACGAAAAGGCAAATGCAGAGAAACAGCGGCTGGAAAAAAGGCAAAGAATG TCGAGGAAACTACAAGAAACCGGGTGGAAACCCAGGTGGTTCGAGAgagaaggtgaaggtggacctTTCCGCTATGTTGGTGGCTATTGGGAAACACGGAAGCAGGGAAAATGGGATGAATGCCCAGACATTTTTGGTGAATTTAACGAAGGCCTTGATGATCAAACAGAAGGGTCCTGA